The Syntrophorhabdaceae bacterium genome includes a region encoding these proteins:
- a CDS encoding ABC transporter ATP-binding protein/permease: MKINIFDRQLWKGFWKIAKLYWFSDEKWKARGVLALLIVLLFAFSAMNIILNFVGRDFMTALSEKKVSDFTYNMIKYLAIFVIATPVSAYFSYVSRKLGVNWRTWLTNHFISRYFQNRSYYRIDQEGRIDNPDQRIAQDISSFTVNSLEFLSLLFFSLIQFISFVGILWSISTRLVVVLLIYAAVGTLATMFFGKKLINLNFQQLRKEADLRYGLVHVRDNAESIAFYQGEERESSQVRQRLMHAMANLNFLIGWQRNLAFVTRGYEFLILVVPFAVMAPLYFAGDIKFGVVTQASSAFSQVLSALSIIVSQFEQIGAFAAGVTRIESFSSAIERPPKKDEGLPVIESVEEHGLALEHLTLQTPNYGHTLFTDLSLSVPPDESLLIVGASGAGKSSLLRAIAGLWDSGSGRVMRPPLDQMLFLPQRPYMILGSLREQLLYPHLSREIAETELTKVLARVRLVDLPERVGGFDAELDWGHVLSLGEQQRLAFARLLLSKPRYAMLDEATSALDVANEAHLYEELRGMGATYVSVGHRPTLIAHHDRVLEIKGEGKWRLVAAEEFRQE, encoded by the coding sequence GTGAAAATAAATATTTTTGACCGGCAGTTGTGGAAGGGTTTTTGGAAAATAGCGAAGCTTTATTGGTTTTCCGATGAGAAATGGAAGGCGAGGGGTGTGCTGGCCCTGCTCATTGTGCTGCTCTTTGCCTTTTCTGCCATGAATATCATCCTCAATTTCGTGGGAAGGGACTTTATGACTGCCCTTAGCGAAAAGAAGGTGAGCGATTTCACCTATAATATGATCAAATACCTGGCTATTTTCGTGATCGCCACGCCGGTAAGCGCATATTTCTCCTACGTGAGCAGGAAGCTTGGGGTGAACTGGCGGACCTGGCTCACGAACCATTTCATATCCCGTTACTTTCAGAACCGCTCCTACTACCGTATCGACCAGGAAGGCAGGATCGATAACCCGGACCAGCGTATTGCACAGGATATCTCATCCTTCACGGTGAATAGCCTCGAATTCCTCTCGCTCCTCTTTTTCTCGCTTATTCAGTTCATCTCTTTTGTGGGCATACTCTGGTCGATCTCGACGAGGCTCGTCGTGGTGCTCTTGATCTATGCCGCAGTGGGAACCCTGGCAACCATGTTTTTCGGGAAGAAGCTCATAAACCTCAATTTCCAGCAGTTGAGGAAGGAGGCGGACCTCCGGTACGGTCTCGTCCATGTCCGGGATAATGCCGAATCGATCGCCTTTTATCAAGGGGAGGAGAGGGAGTCCTCCCAGGTGAGGCAGCGCCTTATGCATGCTATGGCCAATCTGAATTTCCTTATAGGCTGGCAGCGGAACCTTGCGTTTGTGACAAGGGGTTATGAATTCCTGATCCTCGTGGTTCCTTTTGCGGTTATGGCGCCCCTCTATTTTGCGGGCGACATAAAATTCGGGGTGGTGACCCAGGCCTCGAGCGCCTTTTCCCAGGTGCTTTCCGCGTTGTCGATCATTGTCTCTCAATTCGAACAGATAGGCGCATTCGCCGCCGGGGTCACCCGTATCGAGAGCTTCTCTTCCGCTATCGAAAGGCCCCCGAAGAAGGACGAGGGGTTGCCGGTAATCGAATCCGTAGAGGAGCACGGGCTGGCACTCGAGCACCTTACCCTCCAGACCCCCAATTACGGCCACACCCTTTTCACGGACCTTTCTCTTTCCGTGCCTCCCGATGAATCTCTTTTGATAGTAGGCGCGAGCGGTGCAGGCAAGAGCTCTCTTTTGAGGGCCATCGCAGGATTGTGGGATTCGGGGAGCGGCCGGGTGATGCGTCCACCCCTCGACCAGATGCTCTTTCTTCCCCAGCGGCCCTATATGATCCTGGGGTCCCTGAGGGAACAACTCCTCTATCCCCATCTCTCCCGCGAGATTGCGGAGACAGAGCTTACAAAGGTTCTGGCGAGGGTCAGGCTCGTGGACCTGCCCGAAAGGGTCGGAGGTTTCGATGCGGAGCTGGATTGGGGCCACGTCCTCTCCCTGGGCGAGCAGCAGCGCCTCGCCTTTGCCCGTCTTCTCCTTTCGAAGCCCCGATATGCCATGCTCGACGAGGCTACGAGCGCCCTTGATGTGGCCAATGAAGCCCACCTCTACGAAGAGCTTCGCGGTATGGGCGCCACCTATGTGAGCGTGGGCCACAGGCCGACTCTCATCGCCCATCATGACCGGGTGCTGGAAATCAAGGGAGAAGGCAAATGGAGGTTAGTTGCCGCAGAGGAGTTCCGGCAGGAGTGA